One segment of Pleomorphomonas sp. PLEO DNA contains the following:
- a CDS encoding sorbosone dehydrogenase family protein, which translates to MRGFDVSERVTAPTLWLLLPLVALGLTACGDHSVLPPNADIGPTPQIVKPVGSAIPRVNIAPAVGWPAGETPIAAEGLKLTAFASGLDHPRNVYVLPNGDVLVAESAAPPKPEDSPGLFGFVMRRVMASAGAGGPSANRLTLLRDTNGDGVADVRGTFLTGLNSPYGIALIGNQLYVANTDAIVRYPYKRGETAISDPGTRLTALPGGPINHHWTKNIVASSDGRFLYASIGSNSNVGENGMAVEGDRAQIWQVDARTGEHRTYATGLRNPNGLSLSGNTLWTSVNERDELGSDLVPDYMTSVKDGGFYGWPYSYYGEHVDSRVNPPRPDLVAKAIVPDYALGAHTASLGLAITANSRLPAPYKSGAFVGQHGSWNRKPLSGYKVIFVPFAGGKPAGPPRDVLTGFVDAKGQAKGRPVGVTPDGRGGLLVADDVGNVIWRVTGK; encoded by the coding sequence ATGCGCGGTTTTGATGTTTCTGAGCGCGTCACCGCGCCAACGCTTTGGCTGCTCCTCCCCCTTGTCGCGCTTGGGCTCACCGCCTGCGGCGATCATTCCGTCCTGCCGCCCAATGCCGATATCGGGCCGACGCCTCAGATCGTCAAACCGGTCGGCAGCGCCATTCCCAGGGTCAACATCGCACCGGCTGTCGGCTGGCCGGCCGGTGAAACGCCCATAGCGGCGGAAGGGCTGAAGCTCACCGCCTTTGCCTCTGGCCTCGATCATCCACGAAACGTTTACGTGCTGCCCAATGGCGACGTGCTGGTGGCCGAGAGCGCCGCGCCACCCAAGCCCGAGGATAGCCCCGGCCTGTTCGGCTTCGTCATGCGCCGCGTCATGGCCAGCGCCGGCGCCGGCGGACCAAGCGCCAATCGCCTGACCCTGTTGCGCGACACCAATGGCGACGGCGTCGCCGATGTCCGCGGCACCTTCCTGACCGGATTGAACTCGCCCTACGGCATCGCGCTGATCGGCAATCAGCTCTACGTCGCCAACACCGACGCCATCGTGCGCTACCCCTACAAGCGGGGCGAGACCGCCATTTCCGATCCCGGCACCCGGCTGACCGCCCTGCCCGGCGGCCCGATCAACCATCACTGGACCAAGAACATCGTCGCCAGCTCCGATGGCCGCTTCCTTTATGCCAGCATCGGCTCCAACAGCAACGTCGGCGAAAACGGCATGGCGGTCGAGGGTGACCGGGCGCAAATCTGGCAGGTGGACGCCCGCACCGGCGAACATCGCACCTATGCCACCGGCCTCAGAAACCCCAACGGCCTCAGCTTGTCCGGCAATACGCTGTGGACCTCGGTCAACGAGCGCGACGAACTCGGCAGTGATCTGGTTCCCGATTACATGACGTCGGTAAAGGACGGTGGCTTCTATGGCTGGCCCTACAGCTATTACGGCGAGCACGTCGACAGCCGCGTCAATCCGCCCCGGCCCGATCTCGTCGCCAAGGCGATCGTCCCCGATTACGCGCTGGGCGCGCATACCGCCTCGCTGGGCCTTGCCATTACCGCCAACAGCCGCTTGCCCGCGCCCTACAAGTCCGGCGCCTTCGTCGGCCAGCACGGCTCGTGGAACCGCAAGCCGCTCAGCGGCTACAAGGTGATCTTCGTGCCGTTTGCCGGCGGCAAACCGGCGGGTCCGCCACGCGACGTTCTCACCGGCTTCGTCGACGCCAAGGGGCAAGCCAAGGGTCGGCCGGTCGGCGTCACGCCCGACGGGCGCGGTGGCCTCCTAGTCGCCGACGACGTTGGCAACGTGATATGGCGCGTCACGGGCAAATAA